In Spinacia oleracea cultivar Varoflay chromosome 5, BTI_SOV_V1, whole genome shotgun sequence, a single window of DNA contains:
- the LOC130461451 gene encoding uncharacterized protein: protein MEYLSNWAVKEINMDLEAAGEARLLQLNELDELRFEAYENHRLYKEQTKKFHDKMIQKREFNIGDKVLLYNSRLRLFPGKLKSRWSGPFTITEVKEHGAIEVASENGTKFKVNGQRLKLYTEGAFIGKLETIYLSDPPTDA from the coding sequence ATGGAATATCTCTCTAATTGGGCCGTCAAGGAGATCAATATGGATTTAGAAGCGGCCGGTGAAGCGAGACTTCTTCAATTGAATGAGCTAGATGAACTTCGGTTTGAAGCTTACGAGAATCATAGGCTCTATAAGGAGCAAACGAAGAAGTTTCATGATAAGATGATTCAAAAGCGGGAGTTCAACATCGGTGATAAGGTCTTGCTTTATAATTCACGACTACGGCTTTTTCCAGGAAAGCTTAAGTCTAGATGGTCCGGACCTTTTACTATCACCGAAGTCAAGGAACATGGAGCTATTGAGGTTGCTAGTGAAAATGGCACCAAGTTCAAAGTGAACGGTCAACGTTTGAAGCTATACACTGAAGGAGCGTTTATTGGAAAATTGGAGACGATCTATCTCTCCGATCCACCCACCGACGCTTGA